In Zingiber officinale cultivar Zhangliang chromosome 6A, Zo_v1.1, whole genome shotgun sequence, a single genomic region encodes these proteins:
- the LOC121997883 gene encoding serine/threonine-protein kinase PCRK1-like isoform X1: MKCFHSHGDEGAGGVFDDGGSRASRFSWIRSFSTASASSLLGFEPRPTGSEHDPAWELPRLAVWPPEGLRSFSFSELKAATRGFNRSLLLGEGGFGSVYKGDLTITGDHGVAETMEVAVKQLNRHGLQGHNEWVTEVKFLGVVKHPNLVKLVGYCAEDDERGIQRLLVYELMHNKSLEFHLLSRVSTALSWVLRLKIAQDAARGLAFLHEEMDFQLIFRDFKTSNILLDDDFNAKLSDFGFARHGPAEGVGHVLTSVVGTVGYAAPEYVQTGKLTTKSDVWSFGVFLYELLTGRKSVDWNLPKSEQRLLEWVKPFATNPRKLQAIIDPRLDGNYCSKSVLMVVALANRCLKKQPKSRPRMSEVVERLDQIIKMCTSQTTNAILSPSLSPSPSPSPSSGDAISDRTKWPEDKGSRTQSIEFKHITRPLAKMTKAWG; encoded by the exons ATGAAGTGCTTTCATTCCCACGGCGACGAAGGGGCCGGCGGCGTGTTCGACGATGGAGGATCCAGGGCCTCTCGCTTTTCTTGGATCCGGTCCTTCAGCACTGCCTCTGCATCCTCCTTACTGGGCTTTGAGCCGCGGCCGACAGGGTCCGAGCACGATCCCGCTTGGGAGCTGCCCCGACTAGCCGTCTGGCCTCCCGAGGGCCTTCGATCCTTCTCGTTCTCAGAGCTCAAGGCCGCTACGAGGGGATTCAACCGATCTCTATTGCTCGGGGAAGGTGGATTCGGGAGCGTGTACAAAGGCGACCTTACGATCACCGGCGACCACGGTGTCGCCGAGACAATGGAGGTCGCCGTGAAACAGCTGAATCGTCACGGGTTGCAG GGACACAACGAATGGGTGACAGAAGTTAAGTTTCTTGGTGTAGTGAAGCATCCAAATCTTGTCAAGTTGGTAGGTTACTGTGCTGAAGATGATGAGAGAGGAATTCAACGGCTCCTAGTTTATGAACTAATGCACAATAAAAGCTTGGAGTTTCACTTACTATCTCGAGTTTCTACAGCTCTCTCATGGGTTTTAAGGTTAAAGATTGCCCAAGATGCTGCAAGAGGTTTAGCATTTCTCCATGAAGAAATGGATTTTCAG TTAATATTCCGAGATTTTAAAACATCAAACATTCTGCTAGATGATGATTTTAATGCCAAACTCTCAGACTTTGGTTTTGCTAGACATGGTCCAGCAGAAGGGGTTGGCCATGTTTTGACTTCA GTTGTGGGTACTGTTGGTTATGCAGCTCCAGAGTATGTCCAGACCGGAAAATTAACTACTAAAAGCGATGTATGGAGCTTTGGAGTTTTTCTATATGAACTTTTAACAGGAAGAAAGTCGGTGGATTGGAACCTACCTAAAAGTGAGCAAAGGCTTCTGGAGTGGGTAAAACCTTTTGCAACAAACCCCAGAAAGCTTCAGGCCATTATCGATCCACGACTCGATGGGAACTATTGCTCCAAGTCTGTCCTGATGGTAGTAGCATTAGCTAATAGATGCCTGAAGAAGCAACCCAAGTCCAGGCCTAGAATGAGCGAGGTGGTCGAGAGACTTGATCAAATCATCAAGATGTGTACTAGCCAGACTACAAATGCCATCCTATCTCCATCTCTGTCTCCGTCTCCCTCGCCCTCTCCCTCTTCTGGGGATGCTATTTCCGATAGGACAAAATGGCCAGAAGACAAGGGTTCCAGGACCCAGTCGATTGAATTTAAGCATATAACGAGGCCCCTTGCAAAGATGACAAAGGCTTGGGGTTAA
- the LOC121997883 gene encoding serine/threonine-protein kinase PCRK1-like isoform X2: MKCFHSHGDEGAGGVFDDGGSRASRFSWIRSFSTASASSLLGFEPRPTGSEHDPAWELPRLAVWPPEGLRSFSFSELKAATRGFNRSLLLGEGGFGSVYKGDLTITGDHGVAETMEVAVKQLNRHGLQGHNEWVTEVKFLGVVKHPNLVKLVGYCAEDDERGIQRLLVYELMHNKSLEFHLLSRVSTALSWVLRLKIAQDAARGLAFLHEEMDFQVVGTVGYAAPEYVQTGKLTTKSDVWSFGVFLYELLTGRKSVDWNLPKSEQRLLEWVKPFATNPRKLQAIIDPRLDGNYCSKSVLMVVALANRCLKKQPKSRPRMSEVVERLDQIIKMCTSQTTNAILSPSLSPSPSPSPSSGDAISDRTKWPEDKGSRTQSIEFKHITRPLAKMTKAWG, translated from the exons ATGAAGTGCTTTCATTCCCACGGCGACGAAGGGGCCGGCGGCGTGTTCGACGATGGAGGATCCAGGGCCTCTCGCTTTTCTTGGATCCGGTCCTTCAGCACTGCCTCTGCATCCTCCTTACTGGGCTTTGAGCCGCGGCCGACAGGGTCCGAGCACGATCCCGCTTGGGAGCTGCCCCGACTAGCCGTCTGGCCTCCCGAGGGCCTTCGATCCTTCTCGTTCTCAGAGCTCAAGGCCGCTACGAGGGGATTCAACCGATCTCTATTGCTCGGGGAAGGTGGATTCGGGAGCGTGTACAAAGGCGACCTTACGATCACCGGCGACCACGGTGTCGCCGAGACAATGGAGGTCGCCGTGAAACAGCTGAATCGTCACGGGTTGCAG GGACACAACGAATGGGTGACAGAAGTTAAGTTTCTTGGTGTAGTGAAGCATCCAAATCTTGTCAAGTTGGTAGGTTACTGTGCTGAAGATGATGAGAGAGGAATTCAACGGCTCCTAGTTTATGAACTAATGCACAATAAAAGCTTGGAGTTTCACTTACTATCTCGAGTTTCTACAGCTCTCTCATGGGTTTTAAGGTTAAAGATTGCCCAAGATGCTGCAAGAGGTTTAGCATTTCTCCATGAAGAAATGGATTTTCAG GTTGTGGGTACTGTTGGTTATGCAGCTCCAGAGTATGTCCAGACCGGAAAATTAACTACTAAAAGCGATGTATGGAGCTTTGGAGTTTTTCTATATGAACTTTTAACAGGAAGAAAGTCGGTGGATTGGAACCTACCTAAAAGTGAGCAAAGGCTTCTGGAGTGGGTAAAACCTTTTGCAACAAACCCCAGAAAGCTTCAGGCCATTATCGATCCACGACTCGATGGGAACTATTGCTCCAAGTCTGTCCTGATGGTAGTAGCATTAGCTAATAGATGCCTGAAGAAGCAACCCAAGTCCAGGCCTAGAATGAGCGAGGTGGTCGAGAGACTTGATCAAATCATCAAGATGTGTACTAGCCAGACTACAAATGCCATCCTATCTCCATCTCTGTCTCCGTCTCCCTCGCCCTCTCCCTCTTCTGGGGATGCTATTTCCGATAGGACAAAATGGCCAGAAGACAAGGGTTCCAGGACCCAGTCGATTGAATTTAAGCATATAACGAGGCCCCTTGCAAAGATGACAAAGGCTTGGGGTTAA
- the LOC121997884 gene encoding uncharacterized protein LOC121997884, whose protein sequence is MAEASSILHPSKLPTSKWKTPSPKAQKATSSVIPSILYKLILFVIVIALLPMFPSQAPEFIEESIFTRLWELLHLLFVGIAVSYGIFSQRNAEPDTDKELLQKEESPHSFISQMIHASPVFDEEDDGIGSMNERNIQSWSFQCYKNEPPNLVASKHLLLPVRSIKQQNQENDEQSTSANYGIEDHLFDSENESAVLPSPIPWISRSGSKGNKVEQVAGIKGSSIIPSTPASPTLPSPRHLSPSPSFSSDTSKPKIIYKSKASPPPPPPPPPYYLKHEHGNHATARRLKEELKNSSRRECRDATNDITSPRNEQADNCGEDVAEASGGATEETSNHEAGGGEANEVDKKADEFIARFREQIRLQRIESIKRSTKQRSNKKQQVV, encoded by the coding sequence ATGGCCGAGGCAAGCTCAATTCTTCACCCCTCCAAGCTACCAACATCCAAGTGGAAGACTCCATCTCCTAAAGCTCAAAAAGCCACCTCTAGCGTCATCCCAAGTATCCTCTACAAGCTCATCTTGTTCGTCATCGTCATCGCTCTCCTTCCCATGTTTCCCTCCCAGGCGCCTGAATTCATTGAGGAATCCATCTTCACCAGACTCTGGGAGCTTCTCCACCTCCTCTTCGTTGGGATTGCGGTGTCCTATGGCATTTTCAGCCAGCGGAACGCAGAACCAGATACAGACAAGGAGTTGTTACAGAAGGAGGAGAGCCCCCATAGTTTCATCTCACAGATGATTCATGCTTCACCAGTGTTTgacgaagaagatgatggaattgGTAGTATGAACGAGAGAAATATTCAATCTTGGAGTTTTCAATGCTACAAAAATGAACCACCAAATCTGGTCGCCAGTAAACATCTGCTGTTGCCCGTTCGAAGCATAAAACAACAAAACCAGGAGAACGATGAGCAGTCTACCTCAGCTAACTATGGAATTGAAGACCACCTGTTTGATTCAGAGAACGAGTCCGCAGTACTCCCCTCTCCAATCCCCTGGATATCACGCTCAGGGTCGAAGGGGAATAAGGTCGAACAGGTGGCCGGCATAAAAGGCAGTAGCATCATTCCCTCAACTCCCGCGTCCCCCACTTTGCCTTCCCCAAGGCACCTTTCTCCTTCGCCGTCGTTCTCATCCGACACGTCGAAGCCGAAGATTATCTACAAAAGCAAGGCCagtccgccgccgccgccgccgcctccaccCTACTACCTCAAACATGAGCACGGAAATCACGCAACGGCCAGAAGGCTCAAAGAGGAATTGAAGAACTCGAGCAGGAGAGAATGTCGGGATGCCACCAACGACATAACAAGTCCAAGGAATGAGCAGGCCGATAATTGCGGGGAGGACGTTGCAGAGGCGTCTGGTGGTGCCACAGAAGAAACGTCAAACCATGAAGCAGGAGGAGGGGAAGCGAATGAGGTGGACAAGAAGGCGGATGAGTTCATAGCAAGATTCAGAGAACAGATCAGACTTCAGAGGATCGAGTCGATCAAGAGATCCACCAAGCAGCGAAGTAACAAGAAGCAACAAGTCGTGTGA